In the Epinephelus lanceolatus isolate andai-2023 chromosome 6, ASM4190304v1, whole genome shotgun sequence genome, one interval contains:
- the LOC117254130 gene encoding C2 calcium-dependent domain-containing protein 4C, protein MWVLDKIRGSVETGVLRQGENGDKKGVAYSNVLTPDKIPDFFIPPKLVSGPPEPEVTIVKPKEGLQPSTSEQTIGSGKKISSPRSPRLVAKIAGDTKNLLRAANRHIIQIESADDVGDTNADPQSQTAMSLPYVPKTQTPYGFATLKESPHTRRKESLFHCELTSPITSPNTQRRTQGRSSEAGNHLNPADFNTSHMNPYRYFSGGESDTCSSAESSPFSSPLLSRSASLLKIFTHETQAKVVKAKRTFARHSSLSTDECSSAEPSPNIQRRLHVPSCHGAGGSDHGLHREQTLNLHKGGSVRISANYDSSTSRLLIRVLAAESLYDKHVDIKSINCCVSIYLNPGKLQKQRSNIIKNSRNPVFNEDFFFDSISSVQVKNMSVKFKVVNKGTSLKRDNLLGEREVPLTKLLSGV, encoded by the coding sequence ATGTGGGTTCTGGATAAGATCCGCGGATCGGTGGAGACTGGTGTGTTGCGGCAGGGGGAAAACGGAGACAAGAAAGGCGTCGCCTACAGCAACGTCCTCACCCCAGACAAGATCCCAGACTTCTTCATTCCTCCAAAGCTGGTCAGCGGCCCCCCAGAACCTGAGGTTACTATTGTGAAACCCAAAGAAGGACTGCAACCCTCAACTTCAGAGCAAACTATTGGCAGTGGGAAGAAGATCAGCAGCCCGAGAAGTCCACGCCTGGTCGCCAAGATCGCAGGAGACACCAAGAACTTGCTGAGAGCTGCAAACCGTCATATCATACAGATAGAGAGTGCTGATGATGTTGGAGACACCAATGCAGACCCCCAGTCGCAGACAGCGATGTCCCTGCCTTATGTGCCCAAGACTCAAACGCCTTATGGCTTTGCAACCCTGAAGGAAAGCCCACACACTCGGCGTAAAGAGTCCCTGTTCCACTGCGAGCTCACCAGTCCCATCACCTCCCCAAACACCCAGAGAAGGACCCAGGGGAGAAGCAGTGAAGCAGGGAACCACTTGAACCCAGCTGACTTCAACACTTCTCACATGAATCCGTATCGGTACTTCAGCGGAGGAGAAAGTGATACCTGCTCCTCGGCTGAGTCCTCTCCCTTCAGCTCTCCGCTGCTCTCCCGCTCTGCCTCCCTGCTCAAGATCTTCACCCATGAGACGCAAGCCAAAGTCGTTAAAGCCAAGCGGACGTTTGCTCGCCACAGCTCCCTCTCCACTGACGAGTGCAGCTCAGCTGAGCCCAGCCCCAACATCCAGCGACGGCTCCATGTCCCCTCCTGCCACGGAGCCGGAGGATCAGACCACGGGCTCCATCGGGAGCAAACCCTGAACCTGCACAAAGGCGGATCAGTGAGGATCAGCGCCAACTATGACTCCAGCACATCCCGCCTGCTCATTCGCGTCCTGGCGGCGGAGAGTCTTTACGACAAGCACGTTGACATCAAGAGCATCAACTGCTGCGTGTCCATCTACCTGAACCCGGGCAAGCTGCAGAAGCAGAGGAGCAACATCATCAAGAACAGCCGCAACCCGGTCTTCAACGAGGACTTCTTCTTTGACTCGATAAGCTCGGTTCAGGTGAAGAACATGTCTGTGAAGTTCAAGGTGGTGAACAAAGGCACCAGCCTCAAGAGGGACAACCTGCTGGGGGAGCGAGAGGTGCCGCTGACGAAACTGCTCTCAGGGGTTTAA